One window from the genome of Yarrowia lipolytica chromosome 1B, complete sequence encodes:
- a CDS encoding uncharacterized protein (Converted to coding from non-coding YALI0B11616g, some similarities with wi|NCU07816.1 Neurospora crassa NCU07816.1 and with uniprot|P38875 Saccharomyces cerevisiae YHR188c putative transporter frameshift, similar to Saccharomyces cerevisiae GPI16 (YHR188C); ancestral locus Anc_5.47) has translation MAIDVHRECTDEEACKMVLKQTVDAVVDVPRQLRRNKHPIPVPLYGTDFRCDTSKPYANDYICFPLGDPTEVSWSIREIFGRPIEGACRIGQGSVNLDVPDGWKLQSKSGEDGEILDTYPTLSLANTDSLDIILSSDNATHVSPVSSPPVFAQRSFSGHGQQRGGVRTAFTNPSSEPVTFIYSETLPWFMRFYFHTMKLKNVDGVWRRVICAC, from the coding sequence ATGGCCATTGACGTTCATCGAGAATGCACCGATGAGGAAGCCTGCAAGATGGTGCTCAAGCAGACTGTAGATGCCGTGGTCGATGTTCCTCGTCAATTAAGACGAAACAAGCACCCTATCCCCGTACCTCTTTACGGAACCGACTTCAGATGTGACACCTCCAAGCCCTATGCTAACGACTACATCTGTTTCCCTCTCGGTGACCCTACCGAGGTGTCCTGGAGTATCCGGGAGATCTTCGGGCGGCCTATTGAGGGAGCCTGTAGAATCGGACAGGGCTCCGTCAACCTGGACGTCCCTGACGGATGGAAGCTGCAGAGCAAGTCTGGTGAGGACGGTGAGATTCTGGACACCTATCCTACACTGTCTTTGGCTAACACTGACTCTCTGGACATCATTCTGTCGTCCGATAACGCCACCCATGTGTCCCCTGTGTCGTCTCCTCCTGTGTTTGCCCAGCGGTCTTTCTCTGGCCACGGACAACAACGAGGAGGTGTTCGAACCGCCTTCACCAACCCTTCTTCCGAGCCCGTCACCTTCATCTACTCGGAAACTCTGCCCTGGTTCATGCGGTTCTACTTCCACACCATGAAGCTCAAGAATGTGGATGGAGTTTGGAGAAGAGTGATCTGTGCATGCTGA
- a CDS encoding uncharacterized protein (Compare to YALI0B11660g, no similarity) has translation MSDLTNLLAELSRVQPANSTPFFTQKDPLKITTYADALKYTVHELTKRPEFLTEVKRLMIEQQRRLAQLEKEYNEIDAKIEAQKRDFEKVDNILASVGIGGGGGGSKNKKPPTREEAEKAFHAHAHKTLTNMYDYIYRRFEELKIPLFYTSPEAKARGGKRVREGQKELVEFLEILVE, from the coding sequence ATGTCTGATCTGACTAACCTGCTGGCCGAGTTGTCGCGTGTGCAACCTGCAAACAGTACGCCTTTCTTTACTCAGAAGGACCCACTGAAAATCACCACCTATGCCGATGCTCTCAAATACACAGTCCATGAACTCACGAAACGGCCTGAGTTTCTGACTGAGGTGAAACGGCTGATGATAGAGCAGCAGAGACGACTGGCCCAGCTCGAGAAGGAATACAATGAGATCGATGCGAAAATAGAGGCCCAGAAACGTGACTTTGAGAAAGTCGACAACATCCTAGCATCAGTAGGAatcggaggaggaggggggggATCCAAAAACAAGAAGCCACCCACGAGGGAGGAAGCCGAAAAGGCATTCCATGCACATGCCCACAAGACGCTGACAAACATGTACGATTACATCTACAGGCGTTTTGAGGAGCTGAAGATCCCTTTGTTCTACACTAGTCCTGAAGCCAAGGCAAGAGGAGGAAAGCGAGTGAGAGAGGGCCAGAAGGAGCTAGTTGAGTTTCTCGAGATTTTAGTTGAGTAA
- a CDS encoding uncharacterized protein (Compare to YALI0B11704g, similar to uniprot|P53081 Saccharomyces cerevisiae YGL221c NIF3 NGG1P-interacting factor 3 singleton, similar to Saccharomyces cerevisiae NIF3 (YGL221C); ancestral locus Anc_3.531), with protein MSSKRAVKTIVSSIQKLYPRALADSSWDNTGLLLECPLDTEPEKEKLNVLLTIDLTTSVVDEAIRNNSGVVMAYHPFIFRGLKSITQSDSQQRSLLRLARAGISVYCPHTAVDAAVGGVNDFLIDVVSLGKENEASREVCQPVDGVQGQEGAGMGRVVRLKEPITFSELLKRVKTGLGLKHVQVALTEKHENPEAKISSVAVCAGSGASVLRGVDADVHFTGELGHHEALGLIENGTSAIVCGHSNTERGYLKTFQTLLTKELKNQHDGEVEVIISQTDKDPLEIV; from the coding sequence ATGTCTTCCAAGCGTGCCGTCAAAACCATTGTTTCCTCTATTCAGAAGCTCTACCCTCGAGCTCTCGCAGACTCCTCTTGGGACAACACCGGCCTACTACTGGAATGCCCTCTGGACACCGAAcctgagaaggagaagctcaatgTGCTGCTCACCATCGATCTGACAACCTCTGTTGTCGACGAGGCTATCCGAAACAACTCCGGAGTTGTTATGGCCTATCACCCTTTTATTTTCCGAGGCCTCAAGTCTATCACCCAGTCGGACTCCCAGCAGCGATCTCTGCTGCGACTTGCCCGGGCTGGCATCTCTGTCTACTGCCCCCATACTGCCGTTGACGCTGCCGTTGGAGGTGTCAATGACTTCCTGATCGACGTAGTCTCTCTCGGAAAGGAGAACGAGGCCTCCCGGGAGGTCTGCCAGCCCGTAGATGGCGTCCAGGGACAGGAGGGTGCTGGCATGGGCCGAGTGGTGCGTCTCAAGGAACCCATTACCTTCTCCGAGCTGCTGAAGCGAGTTAAGACCGGTCTGGGACTCAAACATGTCCAGGTTGCCCTTACCGAAAAGCACGAGAACCCTGAGGCTAAGATCTCTTCCGTGGCCGTCTGTGCAGGTTCTGGAGCCTCTGTTCTGCGAGGTGTTGATGCAGACGTGCATTTCACTGGCGAGCTTGGCCACCACGAGGCCCTAGGTCTCATTGAAAACGGTACCTCTGCCATTGTCTGCGGTCACTCCAACACCGAGAGAGGCTACCTCAAGACTTTCCAGACTCTGctgaccaaggagctcaagaaccagcACGACGGGGAGGTTGAGGTCATCATCTCTCAGACCGACAAGGACCCTCTCGAAATTGTCTAA
- a CDS encoding uncharacterized protein (Compare to YALI0B11682g, highly similar to uniprot|CAD70726 Neurospora crassa 64C2.100 Probable clathrin assembly protein AP47) — protein MASAIFFLDLKGKPLLSRNYRGDIPMSAVDKFPMLLLQAEEESPVVPPCFTHEGVNYLYITHNNLYLLALTKRNTNAAEILLFLHRVVQVLTEYFKGLEEESIRDNFVLIYELLDELMDYGFPQTTDTKILKEYITQKSHILEIAMEIAQVPKEQPRPPMAVTNAVSWRSEGIKYRKNEAFLDVVEAVNLLMSPSGQVLRSEVLGSVQMKCYLSGMPELRLGLNDKVLFDHVSNTGAGGGGSGGSARASRGKSIEMEDVKFHQCVRLSRFENDRTISFIPPDGQFELMSYRLNTTVKPLIWVDCKINKYSNTRIEILAKARGQFKKRSTANNVEIHIPVPEDADSPKLAATAGSIKWHPEKACVTWKIKQFGGGREFSMRAELGLPSVQDADEQAKSKRPIQVKFSIPYFTTSGIQVRYLKIVEPKLQYTSYPWVRYITTSGEDYTIRLA, from the coding sequence ATGGCGTCGGCAATTTTCTTCCTGGACCTCAAGGGAAAGCCTCTGTTATCGCGAAACTACCGCGGCGACATCCCTATGTCGGCTGTCGACAAGTTCCCcatgctgcttctgcaggccgaggaggagtcaCCTGTCGTCCCTCCGTGTTTCACCCATGAGGGAGTCAACTACCTGTACATTACCCACAACAACCTGTACCTGCTGGCTCTGACGAAGCGCAACACTAATGCCGCCGAGATTCTGCTGTTTTTGCATCGGGTCGTCCAGGTGCTGACAGAATACTTCAAGGGTCTAGAGGAGGAGTCAATCAGAGACAACTTTGTGCTCATCTACGAGCTGTTGGACGAGCTGATGGACTACGGTTTCCCACAGACCACCGACACAAAGATCCTCAAGGAGTACATCACCCAAAAGTCCCACATTCTCGAAATCGCCATGGAAATCGCCCAGGTGCCAAAAGAGCAACCAAGACCCCCTATGGCTGTCACGAACGCCGTGTCTTGGCGTTCCGAAGGCATCAAGTACCGAAAGAACGAGGCATTTttggatgttgttgaggcTGTCAACTTGCTGATGTCTCCTTCGGGCCAGGTTCTGCGTTCTGAGGTTCTCGGCTCTGTCCAGATGAAATGTTACCTCTCTGGTATGCCTGAACTGCGACTGGGACTTAACGACAAGGTGCTGTTTGACCATGTGAGCAACACCGGTGCTGGGGGAGGCGGATCGGGCGGATCTGCTCGTGCATCTCGAGGAAAGAGCATCGAGATGGAGGACGTCAAGTTCCACCAGTGTGTGCGACTTTCGCGATTTGAGAACGATAGAACTATTTCGTTCATCCCTCCGGATGGCCAGTTTGAGCTCATGAGCTACCGCCTCAACACCACCGTCAAGCCGCTGATTTGGGTTGACTGCAAGATCAACAAGTACTCCAACACGCGTATTGAGATTCTGGCTAAGGCCCGTGGCCAATTCAAGAAGCGATCGACGGCCAACAACGTCGAAATCCACATTCCTGTTCCCGAAGATGCCGATTCGCCTAAGCTGGCTGCTACCGCAGGTTCCATCAAGTGGCACCCTGAGAAGGCATGTGTCACGTGGAAGATCAAGcagtttggaggaggacgagaatTCTCCATGCGAGCGGAGTTGGGTCTTCCCTCCGTTCAGGACGCTGATGAGCAGGCTAAGAGCAAGAGACCCATCCAAGTCAAGTTCTCCATTCCTTACTTTACTACCTCGGGTATTCAGGTTCGATATCTGAAGATTGTCGAGCCGAAGCTGCAGTACACTTCTTACCCTTGGGTTCGATACATTACCACTAGTGGAGAGGACTACACCATACGATTGGCATAA
- a CDS encoding uncharacterized protein (Compare to YALI0B11594g, similar to uniprot|Q96UQ4 Aspergillus niger Aminopeptidase B,ancestral locus Anc_5.359): MARDTLPSSLKPTNYNLSVYDIDIDQFLFKGRVVIKFDVNEATKSIDLNAKDLKLDSVEVKADVTKTEVAINVDSIDYNEKNDTVAIALKSEIPANATSVTATILYSGVIQQNMSGFYKSSYKDPEGNDKIQLSTQFEATDARAAFPCMDEPNLKATFDVSITVPEAWEVISNMPVVASKAPTDGKKGATKGPSKGPSKGPSKGPADGADAATKTVTFDTTPKMSTYLLAWACGEFEYVEDFTERSYNGRKLPVRVYTTKGLKEQGLFALDVTKKVIDLFSDVFEIDYMLPKMDLLACHEFSHGAMENWGLITYRTTAVLFDEKTSAAAYKQRVAYVVAHEVAHQWFGDLVTMDWWDELWLNEGFATWVGWYAVDRLFPDWHVFTAFVAENMEDALQLDSVRASHPIEVPVTSAKDIDQIFDAISYLKGASTIRMLGNTLGVDTFLKGVAAYLKKHSYGNAHTADLWSAISEVSGRDVNSLMESWIKKIGYPVITVTENEGSTATLKQNRFLTTGDAKPDEDETLWWVPLEVSSAGPGEEATGNSDSFDVRETSISGVAHNGFFKLNRNRTGFYRCNYSVARLESFGQHLDKLSSEDRVGIISDALATSIAGYASTVGLLSFISQLSGEDDPVVWTSILDAMATIRSAWFEQSEETQKAIDAFTAKLIEPITSKIGLEFTNKDNFLDSQLRTRLLGTAAGLGVDAVSSHLTSLFDKWAAGDKTAIHPSIRIPVFRAAVSQSDDSKSAAAFDALLKELEDPSSVDSIEIVLSSLGAVQSPALIKKSVDMLLTIAPMNLHFLGGSLVNNKKARWAQWEFIKANWDHGVVSKLGANMVVLERYLKLSLRQFASQKALDDVEEFFVGKDLDGFDRSLGQAKDFIKSRAAWVQRDGSVVGEWLAKQQ, encoded by the coding sequence ATGGCTAGAGATACTCTCCCTTCCAGCCTCAAGCccaccaactacaaccTCAGCGTCTACGATATTGACATCGACCAGTTCCTGTTCAAGGGACGAGTCGTCATCAAGTTCGACGTCAATGAGGCTACCAAGTCCATCGACCTCAACGCCAAGGACCTCAAGCTCGACAGCGtggaggtcaaggccgaCGTCACCAAGACCGAGGTCGCAATCAACGTGGATTCCATTGACTATAACGAGAAGAATGACACCGTTGCCATTGCTCTCAAGTCCGAGATCCCCGCCAACGCCACTTCTGTTACTGCTACCATCCTGTATTCCGGCGTCATTCAGCAGAACATGTCCGGTTTCTACAAGTCCTCCTACAAGGATCCCGAGGGCAACGACAAGATTCAGCTGTCCACACAGTTCGAGGCCACTGATGCCCGAGCCGCCTTCCCTTGCATGGATGAGCCCAACCTCAAGGCAACCTTCGATGTCTCCATCACTGTACCTGAAGCCTGGGAGGTTATCTCCAACATGCCTGTGGTCGCCTCTAAGGCCCCCACCGACGGAAAGAAGGGTGCCACCAAGGGCCCCTCCAAGGGCCCCTCCAAGGGTCCCTCCAAGGGTCCCGCTGATGGAGCCGACGCTGCGACCAAGACCGTCACCTTCGACACCACCCCCAAGATGTCCACCTACCTGCTGGCCTGGGCCTGTGGTGAATTTGAGTACGTGGAGGACTTTACCGAGCGATCATACAACGGCCGAAAGCTGCCTGTCCGAGTCTACACCACCAAGGGTCTTAAGGAGCAGGGCCTGTTTGCTCTAGACGTGACCAAGAAAGTCATTGATCTCTTCTCCGACGTGTTTGAGATCGACTACATGCTGCCCAAGATGGACCTGCTGGCATGCCATGAGTTCTCTCACGGCGCAATGGAGAACTGGGGTCTCATTACCTACCGAACCACTGCCGTTCTGTTTGACGAGAAGACTTCTGCTGCCGCCTACAAGCAGCGTGTTGCCTACGTTGTTGCCCACGAGGTTGCCCATCAGTGGTTTGGCGATCTCGTTACAATGGACTGGTGGGACGAGCTGTGGCTCAACGAAGGTTTCGCCACCTGGGTTGGATGGTACGCTGTTGACCGACTCTTCCCCGACTGGCACGTCTTCACTGCCTTCGTGGCTGAGAACATGGAGGACGCTTTGCAGCTGGACTCTGTGCGAGCCTCTCACCCTATTGAGGTTCCTGTGACCTCTGCCAAGGATATTGACCAGATCTTCGATGCCATCTCTTACCTTAAGGGAGCTTCCACCATTCGAATGCTTGGCAACACTCTTGGTGTTGACACCTTCCTCAAGGGTGTTGCTGCTTATCTGAAGAAGCATTCCTACGGTAACGCTCATACCGCCGATCTGTGGTCCGCGATTTCGGAGGTCTCTGGCCGAGACGTCAACTCCCTGATGGAGTCATGGATCAAGAAGATTGGTTACCCTGTCATCACCGTCACCGAGAATGAGGGCTCCACTGCCACTCTCAAGCAGAACCGGTTCCTCACTACCGGCGATGCTAAGCCTGATGAGGATGAAACTCTTTGGTGGGTCCCTCTTGAGGTTTCCTCTGCAGGCCCTGGCGAAGAGGCCACCGGTAACTCCGACTCTTTCGATGTCCGTGAGACTTCCATCTCTGGTGTTGCCCACAACGGCTTCTTCAAGCTGAACCGAAACCGAACTGGTTTCTACCGATGCAACTACTCTGTTGCTCGATTGGAGTCTTTCGGCCAGCATCTCGACAAGCTGTCTTCTGAGGACCGAGTTGGTATCATCTCTGACGCTCTGGCCACCTCCATTGCTGGCTACGCTTCCACTGTTGGCCTTCTGTCCTTCATCTCTCAGCTTTCCGGTGAAGACGACCCTGTGGTGTGGACATCCATTCTTGACGCCATGGCGACAATCCGATCGGCTTGGTTCGAGCAGTCTGAGGAGACCCAAAAGGCTATTGACGCCTTTACTGCCAAGCTGATCGAGCCCATCACCTCTAAGATTGGTCTTGAGTTCACTAACAAGGACAACTTCCTTGACTCCCAGCTGCGAACCCGACTCCTGGgcactgctgctggtcttggtgttgatgcTGTCTCTTCTCACCTCACCTCCCTGTTCGACAAGTGGGCAGCCGGAGACAAGACTGCCATCCATCCCTCCATTCGAATCCCCGTCTTCCGAGCCGCAGTTTCGCAGTCTGACGACTCCAAGTCTGCAGCTGCCTTTGATGCACTactcaaggagctcgaggacCCCTCTTCTGTCGACTCTATTGAGATTgttctctcttctcttggTGCCGTTCAGTCTCCTGCTCTGATCAAGAAGTCTGTCGATATGCTTCTGACTATTGCTCCCATGAACCTACATTTCCTCGGTGGCTCTCttgtcaacaacaagaaggcTCGATGGGCCCAGTGGGAGTTCATCAAGGCCAACTGGGACCATGGAGTTGTTTCCAAGCTTGGAGCCAACATGGTTGTTCTTGAAAGATACCTCAAGCTGTCCCTTCGACAGTTTGCTTCTCAGAAGGCTCTTGACGACGTGGAAGAGTTCTTTGTCGGCAAGGACCTCGACGGTTTCGACCGATCTCTTGGCCAGGCCAAGGACTTTATCAAGTCTCGAGCTGCCTGGGTTCAGCGAGATGGCTCTGTTGTTGGCGAGTGGCTTGCCAAGCAGCAGTAA
- a CDS encoding uncharacterized protein (Converted to coding from non-coding YALI0B11616g, some similarities with wi|NCU07816.1 Neurospora crassa NCU07816.1 and with uniprot|P38875 Saccharomyces cerevisiae YHR188c putative transporter frameshift) produces the protein MTFSTHVFDSEDPEHPKLPKVFLEDTDNNESALVFDSEDDEEEEGDAAEEGTRSRFLSFGRARPRTPSFATAEAPPLSVSPSAISNIRPRSPSNVSPISPVSFEKDLEAQDTSDDAGIPGIMLTSPGSENSPGLQIEEPRGRTYSSASSFRPKIGSKSPSVRRKSVHSKPSRGHEPGLNPLLSDTLQRSLGSAVTIVDYSADRYKVIHGEVHRNKETDKFEQLLDEKPSWSKVRWINVNGLSYEAISCIAEKYNLHRLALEDMVDIPQRTKIDPYPNQIFCVVPLHKLIAFDPSRRSKRGGFRRFWDSNGLVEMKDNLKLSRTSTTASMASNNKSQVKNRGYRPRTDPTYEFEPDSLSAEIANVAMETMYEWHTPISSAKRTAYLNSKRPLSAQKRTVGMEQVSIFLVKGTNGEEGTVISFFEHSAADVERRILARISSSSTILRESCDASMLLQAILDGIVDLIIPIIITYQNKMADYESKVLQKPSLGLSQNLHLLEFSHRSSPRATRAKSTCGLPRDFGTPKNGAFSHTMERLLAEQESRLGPGSRPHPNRKPRRSGSDWSTRCLDFSAPR, from the coding sequence atgaccttctccacccacGTGTTTGATTCGGAAGACCCTGAGCACCCCAAGCTGCCCAAGGTCTTTCTGGAGGACACCGACAACAACGAGTCTGCTCTGGTCTTTGATTCtgaggacgatgaggaggaggaagggGACGCCGCTGAAGAAGGAACTCGATCACGATTTCTGTCCTTTGGACGAGCGCGACCTCGAACCCCTTCTTTCGCCACCGCTGAAGCCCCCCCTCTGAGTGTTTCTCCTTCTGCAATCAGCAACATCCGACCCAGATCTCCCAGCAATGTGTCTCCCATCTCTCCAGTCTCCTTTGAGAAAGATCTCGAGGCCCAGGACACCTCTGACGATGCTGGTATTCCTGGAATCATGCTCACTAGCCCAGGAAGCGAAAATTCACCTGGTTTGCAGATCGAGGAGCCTCGGGGTCGAACTTACTCGTCAGCCTCGTCTTTCCGACCCAAAATCGGTTCAAAATCGCCCTCAGTGCGACGAAAGTCGGTCCACAGCAAACCCTCGCGTGGACACGAGCCTGGTCTGAACCCTCTGCTGTCAGATACTTTGCAGCGATCTCTTGGATCAGCCGTGACCATCGTCGATTACTCAGCGGATCGATATAAGGTGATCCACGGAGAGGTGCATCGAAACAAAGAGACGGATAAGTTTGAGCAGCTCTTGGATGAGAAACCCTCTTGGAGTAAAGTCCGATGGATCAACGTCAACGGTCTGTCCTACGAGGCCATTTCTTGCATTGCCGAGAAGTACAACTTGCATCGTCTGGCTCTGGAAGATATGGTGGATATTCCCCAACGGACAAAGATCGATCCTTATCCCAACCAGATCTTTTGTGTCGTTCCTCTGCATAAACTGATCGCATTTGACCCCTCTCGAAGATCCAAGAGAGGTGGCTTCAGACGATTCTGGGATTCCAACGGTCTAGTGGAAATGAAGGACAACCTGAAGCTCAGTCGCACATCGACCACTGCTTCCATGGCGTCCAACAACAAGTCCCAAGTCAAGAACCGAGGCTACAGACCCCGAACAGACCCCACATACGAGTTCGAACCGGACTCTTTGTCTGCAGAAATTGCCAATGTCGCCATGGAGACCATGTACGAGTGGCATACACCTATCTCTTCGGCCAAGCGAACCGCCTACCTAAACTCCAAACGTCCTCTGTCTGCCCAGAAGCGAACTGTGGGTATGGAACAGGTCAGTATCTTTTTGGTGAAGGGAACTAATGGCGAGGAAGGCACTGtgatttcttttttcgaacactctgctgctgatgtCGAGCGACGAATTCTCGCACGTATTTCATCGTCTTCTACAATTCTGCGAGAGTCGTGTGACGCCTCCATGCTTCTACAGGCCATTCTTGATGGAATTGTCGATCTCATCATCCCCATCATCATTACCTACCAGAATAAGATGGCCGATTATGAGAGTAAGGTGCTTCAAAAGCCGTCTTTAGGGCTCTCTCAGAACCTGCACCTGTTGGAATTCTCTCACAGATCATCACCCAGAGCGACGCGCGCGAAATCCACTTGCGGTTTGCCCAGGGATTTTGGGACGCCGAAGAATGGGGCGTTCTCCCACACAATGGAGCGTTTGCTGGCGGAACAGGAATCGAGGCTTGGGCCTGGATCGAGGCCTCATCCAAACAGGaagccaagaagaagtggtTCGGACTGGTCAACTCGCTGTCTGGACTTTTCTGCGCCTCGCTGA